The Candidatus Alcyoniella australis nucleotide sequence GACCGTGATCAGCTCGATCCCGCGCTCGTCGGCGATGCGCTGCGCGAGCATGCTCGAGAAGTAGCCGGGGTGCGCGTCTCGTACAATGCCTGCCGGCCGGTGCTGTTCGACGAAGTCCTCGAGGGCGTCCTGATTGTCCGGGTCGGCCAGATCGCCGATCTCGTCGGCCACGTGCGCCATGCCGCCATCGGCCAGAGCAGGGCGGCACTTGAGATCGCCGCCGATGGCTATCAGCGGAACGGCGGTCGGGCGGGGTAGTTGGATGCTGACCATAGATGACACTCTAAATTAGTTTAAATCAGCAAACGATAAGTCGTCGGTGAGCGCGGTCTCGAAATCTTTAGAGAGCAGTAACGGTACGATGAACTCCAACGCGGCCTCGAGGTTGGCTGTTGCGCGCTCGCCCAGCCACTGGCCGAACTCGTTGAACTCGTGGCCGCGGATTCCCAATGCGTAGCCGCGGGCCTTGCTCTGGAACAGCTCATGGGCCAGGGCAAGCACCGCCGCGGGTTCCACGCTGTGGCTGCTGAAGCTCGTCGCCGCCTTGGGCTGGATTCGGCAAAAGAAAAACGGCTCAGGCCCTTTAACCGCGGCGTCAACGAAGATCACCACGTCGTGTTCGGCCACGGCCGCAGCGTCCTCCACGCTGAGCTGATAGTTGGAGTCCACCGTGACCTCTGGAAGATCCAGCCCGGTCAGCCTTTCAATCAGCGCCGGACCCAAGCCATCGTCAAGGCGACCCGGGTTGCCGTAGCCGATCAGCAGCACCCGGGTTTTGGAATCGATCAACCTTTGACTTTCCTGTCGACCAGATCGCCCGCGTGATCGTAGAGCTCGACGATCAGCGGCATTTGACCCATGGCGTGCGTGGCGCACGACAGGCACGGATCGTAGGCGCGGATCGCGACCTCGATGTGGTTGAGAAGGCCCTCGGTGATCTCGCGACCGTCGAAGTATTCATCGCAGACCTTCTGCACGGCGCGATTCATCGGCTCATTGTTGTTGGTCGTGGAGACGATCAGGTTGGCCATGGTGATCTGGTCGTTCTGATCGACTTTATAGTGATGGAACAGCGTGCCGCGCGGCGCCTCGAGCAGGCCCACGGCCTCGCCGCGACGCTCGCCGGTCTTGACCAGGTCGAGCTTCTGCAGATCCGGGTCGTGCAGCAGCTCGTTGATCTTCTCGGCCGAATGCAGCAGCTCGATCAGCCGCGCCCAGTGATAGGCCATCGAGACGTGGACCGGCTTGCCGTTGCCGAGCTCCATGAACTCCTTGCGTTCGGCCTCGGCCTCGGGAGTGTCGATGAAGTCGCAGCAGTTGATGCGCGACAGCGGTCCCACGCGGTACCAGCCGTCTTCAGGTCCGATCGATTTGATGAACGGGAACTTCATGTACGACCAGGGGCGGACCTCTTCGGCGATGTAGTCGGTGTAGTTCGAGTAGTCGACCTGGTCGAAGATCTTGTTGCCCTCGGCGTCGATGGCGCGCAGGTTGCCGTGATAGAGGTCCAGCGCTCCGTCCTCGCGCACCAGGCTCAGGTGGTTTGACTCAAACGTGCCGAAGCTGGCCAGGGTGCCCAGGTGTTCACGCGTGTAGTTCTTGCAAAGCTCCAGGGCCGAGCGCGACCAGGCGAGCATCTGATCGATGTCCTTGAGGAACTCGTCGCGTTCTTCGATAGTCAGGTTCTTGTTGATGCCGCCGGGGATCGCGCCGGTGCCGTGGATCTTCTTGCCCGCGGTGGCGCGGATGATCTCCTGGCCGTACTTGCGCATCATTACGCCCTGTACCGCCAGTTCCGGGAACTTTTTGGCCACGCCGATCACGTTGCGGATCGCCGGGTCGGCGTCAAAGCCGAACAGCAGGTCCGGAGAGACCAGGTGGAAGAAGTGCAGCGCGTGCGATTGGAAGGTCTGGCCGTAGTGCATCAGCCGTCGCATTTTTTCGGCGGTGGGAGTCAGCTGGTCCACGCCCACGATGAGGTCCATCGCCTTGGCCGCGGCCAGGTGATGGCTCACCGGGCAGATGCCGCACAGACGCTGGACCAGCACCGGCGCCTCCCAATAGGGTCGGCCTTGGACAAAGCGTTCGAACCCGCGAAATTCGACGATATGCAGCCGTGCCTGCTTGACCTTGTTGTGCTCGTCAAGCAACAGCGAGACCTTGCCGTGCCCTTCGACGCGGGTCACGGGCTCAATGGCGATTCGTTTTAAATTGGAGTTGGCTTCCACTGTTGGGCTCCTAGTGTCCGTGAGTTGGCTCAGTCGTACTTGATCAGCTCATAGGGCAGATCGAGCGGTTTGTCGGTCAGCAGCGCCACTAAAGCCTCCCAGAGCATGTCCGCCGGGGGCGGGCAGCCGGGGAGGTGGTAGTCGATTTTAACTACTTCGTGGCAAGGGTAGACGCGATCGAGAATCAGTGGCAGTTCGGGGTCGTTGGGGATCTGCCCGCTGGGGTTGTAAACCGTGGGGCCGTTGATATAGGCCTCGTCCAGGCATTCCTTAAGCGGGATGCCGTTGCGCACCGCCGGGATGCCGCCCATGATCGCGCAGTCGCCCACCGAGATCAGAATCTCGCAGTTGCGACGGAAATCTTGCAGTACGTGAACGTTGTGTTCGTTGGCGCAGCCGCCCTCGACCAGGCCCACGGCGCAGCGCCCCGTGAACTTCTTGATGTCGTTGATCGGCGACTTGTCGAAATCCACAAGTTCGATCAGCTTGAGAATGCGATCGTCGATGTCCAGCAGCGACATGTG carries:
- a CDS encoding hydrogenase maturation protease — translated: MIDSKTRVLLIGYGNPGRLDDGLGPALIERLTGLDLPEVTVDSNYQLSVEDAAAVAEHDVVIFVDAAVKGPEPFFFCRIQPKAATSFSSHSVEPAAVLALAHELFQSKARGYALGIRGHEFNEFGQWLGERATANLEAALEFIVPLLLSKDFETALTDDLSFADLN
- a CDS encoding Ni/Fe hydrogenase subunit alpha — translated: MEANSNLKRIAIEPVTRVEGHGKVSLLLDEHNKVKQARLHIVEFRGFERFVQGRPYWEAPVLVQRLCGICPVSHHLAAAKAMDLIVGVDQLTPTAEKMRRLMHYGQTFQSHALHFFHLVSPDLLFGFDADPAIRNVIGVAKKFPELAVQGVMMRKYGQEIIRATAGKKIHGTGAIPGGINKNLTIEERDEFLKDIDQMLAWSRSALELCKNYTREHLGTLASFGTFESNHLSLVREDGALDLYHGNLRAIDAEGNKIFDQVDYSNYTDYIAEEVRPWSYMKFPFIKSIGPEDGWYRVGPLSRINCCDFIDTPEAEAERKEFMELGNGKPVHVSMAYHWARLIELLHSAEKINELLHDPDLQKLDLVKTGERRGEAVGLLEAPRGTLFHHYKVDQNDQITMANLIVSTTNNNEPMNRAVQKVCDEYFDGREITEGLLNHIEVAIRAYDPCLSCATHAMGQMPLIVELYDHAGDLVDRKVKG